The Gasterosteus aculeatus chromosome 8, fGasAcu3.hap1.1, whole genome shotgun sequence genome has a window encoding:
- the nmur1a gene encoding neuromedin-U receptor 1: MSAFNCSFQNGVWPCPSGEECFNLTPGVHGSHVALEDACLTEEEYLERCLGPRRSPVFLPVCVVYLLIFLVGVVGNVLTCTVITRNKVMWTPTNYYLFSLGVSDLLVLLLGMPLELYELWQNYPFLLGNGGCYFKTFIFETVCFASILNVTALSVERYIAVVHPLRAKYVVTRTHAKRVILTVWGVSVLCALPNTSLHGVTFLYSCSTGSSGNIPVEIPGSAICTLVKPQWIYNVTIQVTTLLFFMLPMLTITVLYMLIGLQLRQEKMLQLEAKKGFGEDSFCIVRTQLQRARRRQVTKMLFVLVVVFAICWAPFHTDRLMWSFISDWTNNHLEIFQYVHIISGVFFYLSSSVNPILYNLMSTRFREMFKEVMCHRPHHIGPRTHSLSGTQVTLRSTLSDVPLSNGAAVAEAEAEDGRIKDETVFSC, translated from the exons ATGTCGGCTTTCAACTGCTCGTTCCAAAATGGTGTTTGGCCATGTCCTTCGGGGGAAGAGTGTTTCAACCTGACCCCGGGCGTGCATGGGAGCCACGTCGCTCTGGAGGATGCATGTCTGACCGAAGAGGAGTACCTGGAGAGATGCCTGGGGCCCCGTCGATCGCCTGTGTTCCTCCCCGTCTGCGTGGTCTACCTGCTCATCTTCCTGGTGGGTGTGGTGGGGAATGTGCTGACGTGCACCGTCATCACACGCAACAAAGTCATGTGGACGCCGACAAACTACTACTTGTTCAGCTTGGGGGTGTCTgacctgctggtgctgctgctcggcATGCCATTGGAGCTGTACGAGCTGTGGCAGAACTACCCCTTCCTCCTGGGAAACGGCGGCTGCTACTTTAAAACGTTCATATTCGAGACCGTGTGTTTCGCGTCCATCCTCAACGTGACGGCGCTGAGCGTGGAGCGCTACATCGCCGTGGTGCACCCACTGCGCGCCAAGTACGTCGTGACGCGCACCCACGCCAAGCGGGTCATCCTTACAGTGTGGGGCGTGTCGGTGTTGTGTGCTTTGCCAAACACAAGTCTGCATGGAGTAACATTTCTTTACAGTTGCTCCACCGGTTCTTCGGGGAACATCCCAGTGGAAATCCCCGGCTCGGCGATCTGTACGCTGGTGAAACCGCAATGGATCTACAACGTGACCATCCAGGTGACCACCTTGCTGTTTTTCATGCTGCCCATGCTCACCATCACTGTTCTCTACATGCTCATTGGGCTGCAGCTGAGGCAGGAGAAGATGCTTCAGTTGGAGGCGAAGAAAGGCTTTGGAGAGGACAGCTTCTGTATCGTCCGAACGCAGCTGCAGAGGGCACGTCGCCGGCAGGTCACTAAAATGTTAT TTGTTTTAGTGGTGGTTTTTGCGATCTGCTGGGCCCCGTTTCACACCGATCGTCTCATGTGGAGTTTCATCAGCGACTGGACTAACAACCACCTGGAAATATTCCAGTATGTGCACATCATctcgggagtttttttttaccttagcTCATCGGTCAACCCAATCCTGTACAACCTCATGTCCACGCGCTTCAGAGAAATGTTCAAGGAGGTCATGTGCCATCGCCCTCACCACATCGGCCCCAGAACGCACTCACTCAGCGGGACCCAGGTGACCCTCCGCAGCACCCTGAGTGATGTGCCACTCAGCAACGGCGCTGCTGTTGCTGAAGCAGAGGCAGAAGATGGAAGGATCAAAGATGAAACCGTTTTTTCCTgctaa